The Raphanus sativus cultivar WK10039 chromosome 2, ASM80110v3, whole genome shotgun sequence genome includes a region encoding these proteins:
- the LOC108840972 gene encoding protein DOG1-like 1: MENPSSSNIEKLQQDCYNEWMCLQAKRMTDLKRALTNGEKNEGELRELIRTVIEDFEDYAGKRSEHSRRFSSNYFAPTWNTCLENALLWMGGCRPSSFIRLVYAMCGSQTELRLANFLHNDNIIGLSMALDETHGRIDVGGESMSDLTAEQLFKINELHMKTVQEENKLTKQSATLQEDTADMPIAVAAFYKERIGEADVEVERALDKYEEEMARILAEADKLRLTTLTKIVEILTAVQAADFLLAGKKLHLSMHEWGRLRERRRLEACGGEPGGDSGE; encoded by the exons atggAGAATCCGAGCTCATCAAACATAGAAAAGCTTCAACAAGATTGTTATAATGAGTGGATGTGTTTACAAGCCAAACGCATGACTGATCTTAAACGAGCGTTAACCAACGGTGAAAAAAACGAAGGCGAGCTTCGAGAATTGATACGGACGGTGATTGAAGATTTTGAAGACTACGCCGGTAAACGTTCGGAACATTCTCGTCGTTTTAGCTCAAACTATTTTGCTCCGACATGGAACACTTGTCTTGAAAACGCACTTCTTTGGATGGGCGGTTGTCGTCCTTCTTCGTTTATACGACTCGTATACGCCATGTGTGGGTCTCAAACCGAGCTCCGTCTTGCTAACTTCCTCCATAACGACAACATCATCG GTCTTAGCATGGCTCTGGATGAGACACATGGCAGGATCGACGTAGGAGGCGAGTCGATGAGTGATCTAACGGCTGAGCAATTATTCAAGATCAACGAGCTACATATGAAAACGGTGCAAGAAGAGAACAAGCTGACTAAGCAATCGGCTACTTTACAAGAAGACACGGCGGATATGCCTATCGCCGTCGCGGCGTTCTACAAAGAAAGGATCGGAGAAGCCGACGTGGAGGTGGAGCGTGCGCTTGATAAATACGAAGAGGAAATGGCTCGTATACTAGCTGAAGCGGATAAGCTGAGGTTAACCACGTTGACTAAAATCGTTGAGATTTTAACGGCTGTCCAAGCGGCGGATTTTCTTCTCGCCGGGAAGAAACTTCACTTGTCGATGCATGAGTGGGGAAGACTGAGAGAACGTCGCCGGCTTGAAGCTTGCGGTGGTGAACCGGGTGGAGATTCCGGAGAGTAA